Proteins from one Lonchura striata isolate bLonStr1 chromosome 6, bLonStr1.mat, whole genome shotgun sequence genomic window:
- the G2E3 gene encoding G2/M phase-specific E3 ubiquitin-protein ligase, translating to MSKTNNFDVQSTKICVLCGRTDDCPEKYGEKRTYVEYSLTVHYYCLLMSSGIWQRGEEDEGVNGFLIKDIRKEVKRAAKLKCNICKKKGASIGCVTPKCKRSYHFPCGLQRECIFQFMEDFRSYCWEHRPVQEFMDKEPRGASQCTICLDLVEHLPVYTVLKSPCCKNAWFHRECLQYQALSAGIFFFRCTVCNNKDKFQKEMLRMGIHIPEKDASWELEENAYQDLLHCYQHCDVKKCLCKKGRDYNEPDSKWEIKRCQYCGSRGTHLACSSMKSWEQNWECMECRSIFAKSGKYSKQKKRALATSEKTNGTTCLLEEPPLKSPRQSSGSPRSFLLQSPKIMCQNLSPCSHLEQPASNRVTMSLSPVMSKRNWSLRHLKQQRKEVSNILKELKVQVKTKATRLNINAENCWSSALKGFRQRIFSPTNTIEVNFSNCKNRLKTNTSAVSKHHFFQLLMLHLQNSSLFEGSFGKNLSFDFQAVKENLYFEAGKMIAVSLVHGGPPPGFFSKTLFSCLVYGPENVKPVLEDVADVDVAQTIKMIKYANSLSSLQSTLQDCCEFLTAAGCLRPVTALCDKNMLVNDILIYHVIKRIALPLESFRQGLKTLGVLEKMQKHPHVFSSIFCHKPEILSAETVCDLFTIHSSSDEGADFWMGYLQDVESGDSLVTLEDILLFVTGSYYIPSVGFDPEPTLKFLHIRYPIGNRLLNCLELPITKTYQQFKNKMELTIRNTLRVERE from the exons ATGagtaaaacaaataattttgatgTTCAAAGCACAAAAA tcTGTGTTCTCTGTGGACGGACAGATGACTGCCCTGAAAAGTATGGAGAAAAAAGGACCTATGTGGAATACAGTCTCACTGTTCATTACTATTGTTTG TTGATGTCAAGTGGCATTTGGCAGAGGGGTGAAGAAGATGAAGGtgtaaatggatttttaatCAAAGATATTAGAAAAGAAGTAAAAAGAGCTGCAAAACTG AAATGTAATATCTGTAAGAAAAAGGGAGCTTCAATTGGATGTGTAACTCCTAAATGCAAACGAAGTTACCATTTTCCTTGTGGGTTACAAAGGGAATGCATTTTCCAATTTATGGAAGACTTCAG ATCTTACTGTTGGGAACATAGACCAGTCCAAGAGTTTATGGATAAAGAACCTAGAGGAGCTTCACAGTGCACAATATGCCTGGATTTGGTTGAACATCTTCCAGTGTACACTGTATTGAAAAGTCCTTGCTGTAAAAATGCTTGGTTTCATCGAGAATGTTTGCAG TATCAAGCTTTGAGTGCTGGGATATTTTTCTTTAGGTGCACAGTATGTAATAACAAGGAcaaatttcaaaaagaaatgttgAGAATGGGCATACACATTCCAGAAAA GGATGCATCATGGGAACTTGAAGAAAATGCATATCAAGACTTACTGCATTGTTATCAACACTGTGATGTTAAAAAATGTCTTTGCAAGAAAGGAAGAGACTATAATGAACCTGATAG TAAATGGGAAATAAAGCGTTGCCAGTACTGCGGTTCTCGTGGGACTCATTTGGCCTGTTCATCCATGAAGTCATGGGAGCAAAACTGGGAGTGCATGGAATGCAGAAGTATCTTTGCAAAATCAG GGAAGTATAGCAAACAGAAAAAGCGTGCTTTGGCTACCTCTGAAAAGACAAATGGAACAACTTGTTTGCTGGAAGAGCCACCTCTGAAGTCCCCTCGGCAGTCATCTGGATCTCCACGCAGTTTTCTACTCCA ATCACCAAAGATAATGTGCCAGAACTTGTCACCTTGCTCACACCTAGAACAGCCAGCATCCAACAGAGTGACAATGTCCCTATCTCCAGTGATGTCAAAGAGGAACTGGTCCCTGAG GCAtttaaaacagcaaagaaaggaaGTTTCTAATATACTGAAGGAGTTAAAGGTACAAgttaaaacaaaagcaacaagACTTAACATCAATGCAGAAAATTGTTGGAgtagtgctttaaaaggatttagACAGCGCATCTTCAGTCCTACAAACACTATTGAAGTAAATTTCTCAAACTGCAAAAATAGATTGAAGACAAATACTTCTGCTGTATCAAAACACCATTTCTTCCAATTATTAATGCTTCACCTTCAGAATTCGTCATTGTTTGAGGGCTCCTTTGGAAAGAACTTGTCCTTTGATTTCCAAG ctgtaaaagaaaatctttattttgaaGCTGGTAAAATGATTGCTGTTTCTCTGGTTCATGGTGGTCCACCTCCTGGCTTCTTTTCCAAAACACTGTTCAGTTGTCTTGTCTATGGTCCAGAGAATGTGAAGCCAGTTTTGGAAGATGTTGCTGATGTTGATGTAGCACAAACTATAAAAATG ataaaatatgcaaatagTCTGTCCAGCCTTCAGTCTACACTACAGGACTGCTGTGAATTCCTCACTGCTGCTGGATGTTTAAGACCTGTAACAGCTTTATGTGATAAGAACATGCTGGTGAATGACATACTCATCTATCATGTAATCAAGAGAATTGCTTTACCCTTAgaaag TTTTAGGCAGGGTTTGAAAACACTTGGTGTTCTagagaaaatgcaaaagcaCCCACATGTGTTCTCTAGCATATTTTGCCACAAACCCGAGATACTTTCAGCAGAAACTGTTTGCGATCTCTTTACAATCCATTCCTCATCAGATGAAGGTGCTGATTTTTGGATGGGCTATCTGCAAGATGTGGAAA GTGGTGACTCCCTAGTGACATTGGAGGATATTCTGCTTTTTGTAACAGGCTCCTATTACATACCATCTGTTGGTTTTGATCCTGAACCTACTCTTAAATTTTTGCATATAAGGTATCCCATTGGAAACAGACTTCTTAATTGCTTAGAACTTCCTATAACAAAGACATATCAACAgttcaaaaataaaatggagCTCACCATCAGAAACACACTAAGGGTTGAAAGGGAGTaa